A window from Erythrolamprus reginae isolate rEryReg1 chromosome 11, rEryReg1.hap1, whole genome shotgun sequence encodes these proteins:
- the ZNF576 gene encoding zinc finger protein 576 yields the protein MAESSAVGKLRLAEPFLKKVSNCNSSASLSQKHHSAFKPEPLWVDGNPAIMLAEGKDKECARNTAIYSLGANQCFRCLITFSDKKFKDRHMKREHPEDFVQANLQDALFLCFVCNEAFKSSQALISHQRSHASPSDCNDCVRPTFDCPDSGRRFDQLASYQHHRLGHTDGQSLPHQCPNCSKSYRQLSSLRQHEAFHRQNQMVLPSQPYPCTECGWSFSREADLHEHYIRHARGEL from the exons ATGGCTGAATCTTCTGCAGTCGGCAAGTTAAGATTGGCCGAGCCGTTCCTTAAAAAGGTGTCAAACTGTAACAGCAGTGCATCACTGTCCCAGAAGCATCACTCGGCCTTTAAACCTGAACCTCTCTGGGTAGATGGAAACCCTGCAATAATGCTAGCAGAGGGCAAGGATAAAGAATGCGCTAGGAATACTGCCATCT ATAGCCTGGGTGCCAATCAGTGCTTTCGATGCCTGATTACCTTCTCTGACAAGAAATTCAAGGATCGGCATATGAAGCGAGAACATCCAGAGGACTTTGTTCAGGCCAATTTGCAGGATGCCCTATTTCTCTGCTTCGTCTGTAACGAGGCTTTCAAGAGCTCCCAAGCACTTATCTCCCACCAGCGAAGCCATGCCTCGCCCTCCGATTGCAATGACTGCGTGCGCCCCACCTTTGACTGTCCTGACTCTGGCCGCCGTTTTGACCAGCTGGCCAGCTACCAGCACCACCGCCTAGGCCACACGGATGGCCAGAGCTTGCCTCATCAGTGCCCCAATTGTAGCAAAAGTTACCGGCAGCTTTCTTCCCTGCGTCAACACGAAGCTTTTCACCGGCAGAACCAGATGGTGCTACCTTCCCAGCCCTACCCGTGCACGGAGTGTGGGTGGAGCTTCAGTCGCGAGGCAGACCTGCACGAACATTACATCCGCCATGCTCGAGGGGAGCTCTAG